The following are encoded together in the Lathyrus oleraceus cultivar Zhongwan6 chromosome 3, CAAS_Psat_ZW6_1.0, whole genome shotgun sequence genome:
- the LOC127129011 gene encoding uncharacterized protein LOC127129011, with protein sequence MNLLKEPTRTDYEDWVESFKKMKVLEKPTRTSTNYDDWIESEEKIKVLEKPTNTDYEDWVESLKHFLSVSKVDMALTEDEPAKPTDTSSDADKLKHDKWLHSDRICLITMKRYMDPKMLKYFNALCDIENAKEFLEAVGKRIRELVKRRNRRKKNDREKRHIWD encoded by the coding sequence ATGAATTTGTTGAAAGAGCCAACTAGGACCGATTATGAGGATTGGGTTGAGTCTTTTAAGAAAATGAAAGTCTTGGAAAAACCAACTAGAACTAGTACCAATTATGATGACTGGATTGAATCTGAAGAGAAAATCAAAGTCTTGGAAAAACCAACTAATACTGATTATGAAGATTGGGTTGAGTCTCTGAAACATTTCCTTAGCGTGTCTAAAGTGGACATGGCTCTCACTGAGGACGAGCCTGCCAAACCAACTGACACATCTTCCGATGCTGACAAGTTAAAGCATGACAAGTGGCTACACTCTGACAGAATATGTTTGATCACTATGAAGCGGTATATGGAtccaaaaatgctgaaatacTTCAATGCTCTTTGTGATATTGAAAATGCCAAAGAGTTTCTTGAAGCTGTTGGTAAGAGAATTCGTGAATTGGTCAAACGGAGAAACAGAAGAAAAAAGAATGACCGAGAGAAACGTCACATTTGGGATTAG